The genomic stretch AATCTTAGTGAATTATATAATATAGTGTCTGTTACCAATTCATTGGCTAGTGTCCCCTTTTTATTAAGTCCCGCACTATATACCGATAGTGAAGTTATTAATTGCTCAGCCTTTGCTGAAGCTATGTGTAGCGATGCTGTTGCCGCATCTATATTATTATACACATCATTGTTGTTCAAGAGTTTTCCCAGTGTGCCATCGCCACCTGCTAGTTTATGGCTGATGCTTTTAAAATCGGTGGTAATGGCTAAAAAATTCTTGTTGTTTTCTTGCAGCATATTTATCATATCCTCGGTAGAAAATGCTTTTTCTACGCCTAGCGTATCGCCTTCTTCCACTTGGGCGTAGCGGGGGGTTCCGCCATATATAACTAAAATTTTATTCCCGATAAGGGCATCAGAACCAATTTTAACAAAGGCATCTTTACGAATATATTGTTGTGCATTCGTTTCTACCTTCATCATTATTACCACCTGCGATTTTTTATATAGTTTTACCTCGCTCACTATACCTACTTTCACACCTGAAAACCAAATATTGCTTCCTTTTTGCAAACCATTTACATCCTCGAAAAAAGCTACTATTCTTATTTTGCTTTTAAAAGTTTCGTGTACATTGCCTATTATCATAATTCCGGCTATAAGAAAACTTAGTCCTATGGCAATAAAAAGACCTACCATTATTGCTCGTTTGTTTGGTGACTCGCTCATAATATTATTGTATAAAATTATATTTAAAAAAACTATTTATCTGTTCGTTGTCTG from Bacteroidota bacterium encodes the following:
- a CDS encoding MlaD family protein; translated protein: MSESPNKRAIMVGLFIAIGLSFLIAGIMIIGNVHETFKSKIRIVAFFEDVNGLQKGSNIWFSGVKVGIVSEVKLYKKSQVVIMMKVETNAQQYIRKDAFVKIGSDALIGNKILVIYGGTPRYAQVEEGDTLGVEKAFSTEDMINMLQENNKNFLAITTDFKSISHKLAGGDGTLGKLLNNNDVYNNIDAATASLHIASAKAEQLITSLSVYSAGLNKKGTLANELVTDTILYNSLRLSVLQLRKISDTASVFINGLKHAGSNPNTPVGVLLHDEVAGAHLKETIKNLESSSKKLDQDLEAIQHSFLLRGFFKKKPKAKK